AGCAGTCAATAGGCTGCTTTTTTTAGCCTCAGTCCGTATGAATAAATCCGTTTTTACATTTCTTATTTTGTTTATCGTCCTTTCGGGCTGTAAATCCCTGCAAAAAACATCGAAGCAGGATAGCAAAAAGGATTTACAGGAGAATGCGCAAGCACAAATTGACAGCACTGAACTGAAAAAGGATTCAATTATAATTGCTCTACAAGATACAGTAAAAAGGCAGGAAGAAGTTGTCATTAACATCCATCCAAAAAAGGCAGATACTATCACTGTAATTGGAGTTGGTGATATTATGATCGGTACTAATTTCCCAAATGAAGGTTATTTACCACCAGATTCAGGAAAATACATGCTTTCTTCCGTGGCTCACGTTTTGAAAGATGCAGATTTAACTTTTGGTAATCAGGAAGGGGTTATTCTAAACGAAGGAGGAGAAGCAAAAAGTTGCTCTGACCCATCGTTATGTTATATCTTCAGGAGTCCAGAGCATTTGGCGCAGCATTATGTAAATGCTGGGATTGACATGATGAGTTTAGCTAATAACCATGCCGGGGACTTTGGAGACACAGGTAGAAAAAATACAATGAGGGTTTTGGACAGCTTAGGAATTCACCATGCCGGCCAATTAGCTCAACCTTTTAGCATTTTTGAAAAGGATAGAATAAAATACGGATTTGTTGCTTTTTCTCCCAATAACGGGACTCAAAGCATCAATGATATGGATGCAGCCGTAGGCTTAGTTCAACATCTGGATAGTTTGACAGATATCATTATCGTTTCATTCCACGGAGGAGCCGAAGGTAAAAAGTATCAGCATGTGACCCGTGAGAGAGAATACTTTTATGGGGAGAATAGAGGAAACGTATATGAATTTTCGCATGCTATGATAGATGCAGGAGCCGATATTATTTTCGGTCATGGCCCTCATGTTGCTAGAGCAATTGAAGTGTATAAAAACAGATTTATCGCATATAGTTTAGGGAATTTTGCTACCTACGGGAGATTTAATTTAAGAGGAGAAAATGGGCTTGCTCCCATTGCAAAAGTTTGGATTCTGGAAGATGGAAGTTTTATAAAAGGAAAGATAATTTCAGCCTTGCAAAAAGGAGCAGGAATACCTGAAATAGATGTAAATCATGGAGCTTCGCAAAAAATAAAAGAATTAACAGATGCTGATTTTCCAGAATCAAAGATTTTCATTGACCCAGAAGGGAATATTCGCTATATTCAAGAACAATTTTAGATAGTGCTTTTATAAGGCTATTTAATTTCTTGACGTTAGCATTTTTATTTTATCCACGCTAGTTATAGCGGAATGAATTTTTTTTTAACATTAGCATATTGAAAATATCGTGCCATACAAGGAAAAAACCATAGAGAAAAAATACTACACCATAGGTGAAGTAGCTGAGCAATTTGATGTTGCCACCTCATTGATTCGATTTTGGGAAGGAGAGTTTGATATTATCAAGCCAAAGAAGAACAGGAAAGGAAACAGACAATTTACCAAGGAAGATATCGATAATGTAAAATTGATTTATCACTTAGTAAAAGAAAAAGGCTTTACGCTACAGGGCGCCAAGGATATGCTTAAAAACGATTCTAATGAAGTTCGTGATAAAATGGAAATGTTGGACTCTCTTAGAAACATCAGAAACTTTTTAACCGAAATAAAAGAAAATATATAAAACCAAAAATCTCCCCGTATGAATGCAGAGGAAAAGGCACTTTTAAGCCTGCATTTGATCCCCAAAATTGGTAACCTTACCATTAAAAACCTTATAAGCCATTGCGGTTCCGCCCAGGCCATCTTAGACCTACCTTACTCCAAACTGTTGAAAATTCCTGGCATAGGACAAAAAACCATTGACAATATTAAAAGTAGAGTAATTACTGATTATGCTGAAAAGGAGTTTGCCCTTGCAGAAAAGAAGGGAGTCAAAATTATAAGTTATTTAGATAGGGACTACCCCTTTCGGTTAAAACAAATCCCTGATGCACCAATTCTAATCTACACCAAAGGCCAATTCCCCATTGACAGAAAACAACCCACTATTGCAGTGGTGGGTACAAGAAATGCTACTAATTATGGGAAGAAATTGACTGAGGAAATGGTTGAGAAGCTGAGCCCACTAAAGCCAATTATTTTGAGTGGTTTGGCTTACGGAATAGACATACATGCTCACCGTGCCGCCTTAAAGAATCATCTTTCTACATATGCAGTGATGGGCTCTGGAATGGATGTCATCTATCCATCCGCTCATCAATCTACAGCCACAGAGATGCAGAAAACAGGTGGAATAATTACGGAGCAAGCGTTTGGAACAAAACCAGATGCCTTCAACTTCCCAGCTAGAAACAGAATAATAGCGGGTATGGCAGATTTAGTGATTGTTGTGGAAGCCGCCAAAAAAGGAGGTGCATTAATTACTGCAGAATTAGCTAATTCTTATGACAGAGAGGTAGGTGCTTTTCCTGGAAGAATTGGCGACAGCTACTCTGAGGGATGCAATAAACTCATCAAACAGCATAAAGCGCATTTAGTGGAAACCGCAGATGATGTTTTGTATATCATGAACTGGGAATTGGAAAACCAAGCAGCTATAAAACAAAAAGTATTGGATCTGTCTTCCTTGAGCGAGGAGGAACAAAGCGTAATGAACACCCTGCTACAAAATAACAAAGAGCTTCCCATTGATATTCTAAGCATCAAAAGCCAAATAAATCTCAATCAGCTGGCCAGTATTTTACTGAATTTGGAAATGCAGGGCCTAATTAAATCTATTCCTGGGAAACGGTATCAAGTGGCCTGAAAGCAGGCACAATTTACTGTACTAAAAGAACAGGAATAGACCTGTCAGGCTGAATAAGCTTTTCTGCCACAGAACCAATTAATAAGTCATCGTCATCCGATTTTCCTTTGATCCCCACTACTATTAAATCTACATGATGCGTTCGGGCATAATTATAGATCACCTTATCCGAAGGCTGATCATTAGCATATTCCACCCACGCATGGGACTGAGGTTGTTTTGTGTATCTTTCCCTAAAGTGATCTAATGCCTTTACCGCTTTTTTCCTCTCTTCCTCTACAAGTTCTTCTGATTTCTGCTTCACAAATGGGAAATAAATAGCAGGCACTTTATAGACATGAAATAAACTAAAATTTGAACTAGAATCGGGAATGAAATGATTTAGAAACTTCACAGCTTTCTTAGAATATGTAGAGAAATCCACACAGAGCATAACATTATCGAAATGAGGACGGGATGTTTCTGTTGTGAATAAAATAGATTTATCGATCAAACGAGCAATTTTGGAAGCAAAAATACCAGACCCTGGATTTATTACCTTTTTACCGAAAACACAAAGATTATACGCACTAGTATTCACCCAATTGGTTAAGTCATCCTTTCCACCTTTATTATGGATTTTAACTGAATAATCTTCAGCTCCCCATCCAGCCTGTGTAGCTTTTTCAACGATTTCATCTTCAAGGATTTCTTCCAATGGTTTATCCAAGTCAGGAAATTGGGAAGAAAAATCATCTGTCAATTCTTGCAACTCAATGTAATGAGCCAGACATATTTTATCAAAGCCCCAAACACCTTCCAGTTGTTTTACTTGTTTCAGTACTATTTCGTCCATTTTGGACATATCCAAAAATACTATTACATTCTTCATCCCTCTTTGTTTTTAGTGTTTTTCTCACTTCTCTTTCCCAGAACAGATTTCAACTTTTCTTGGTAAGATTCAAAATCAGTCTCTTTATCTATGGCTAAGTTACGTGCATGTTCTTTCATCAATCCTTTATAAAGACTGAACATCATTAAAATCAAAATGAATGCGAATGGTAGCCCAGTAGTGATGGCAGCTGTTTGTAAGGCTGTGAGCCCACCCCCCACTAGCAATACAGCAGCGACTGCTCCTTCAGAAACTGCCCAGAAAATTCTTTGACCAACTGGCGCGTCTAATTTACCACCAGCTGTGATACTATCAATCACCAATGAACCGCTATCCGAGGAAGTAACAAAGAAATTGATGACCAATATCACTCCAATACCAGAGGCTATTCCCGTCAGTGGGAATTGTTCTAATAATACGAACAGACTTGTAGACGCATTAGCTACGATTTCAGGACCAATATCAGCTATTTCATTAAGTTG
This is a stretch of genomic DNA from Marivirga harenae. It encodes these proteins:
- a CDS encoding CapA family protein translates to MNKSVFTFLILFIVLSGCKSLQKTSKQDSKKDLQENAQAQIDSTELKKDSIIIALQDTVKRQEEVVINIHPKKADTITVIGVGDIMIGTNFPNEGYLPPDSGKYMLSSVAHVLKDADLTFGNQEGVILNEGGEAKSCSDPSLCYIFRSPEHLAQHYVNAGIDMMSLANNHAGDFGDTGRKNTMRVLDSLGIHHAGQLAQPFSIFEKDRIKYGFVAFSPNNGTQSINDMDAAVGLVQHLDSLTDIIIVSFHGGAEGKKYQHVTREREYFYGENRGNVYEFSHAMIDAGADIIFGHGPHVARAIEVYKNRFIAYSLGNFATYGRFNLRGENGLAPIAKVWILEDGSFIKGKIISALQKGAGIPEIDVNHGASQKIKELTDADFPESKIFIDPEGNIRYIQEQF
- a CDS encoding MerR family transcriptional regulator — translated: MPYKEKTIEKKYYTIGEVAEQFDVATSLIRFWEGEFDIIKPKKNRKGNRQFTKEDIDNVKLIYHLVKEKGFTLQGAKDMLKNDSNEVRDKMEMLDSLRNIRNFLTEIKENI
- the dprA gene encoding DNA-processing protein DprA, whose translation is MNAEEKALLSLHLIPKIGNLTIKNLISHCGSAQAILDLPYSKLLKIPGIGQKTIDNIKSRVITDYAEKEFALAEKKGVKIISYLDRDYPFRLKQIPDAPILIYTKGQFPIDRKQPTIAVVGTRNATNYGKKLTEEMVEKLSPLKPIILSGLAYGIDIHAHRAALKNHLSTYAVMGSGMDVIYPSAHQSTATEMQKTGGIITEQAFGTKPDAFNFPARNRIIAGMADLVIVVEAAKKGGALITAELANSYDREVGAFPGRIGDSYSEGCNKLIKQHKAHLVETADDVLYIMNWELENQAAIKQKVLDLSSLSEEEQSVMNTLLQNNKELPIDILSIKSQINLNQLASILLNLEMQGLIKSIPGKRYQVA
- a CDS encoding universal stress protein produces the protein MKNVIVFLDMSKMDEIVLKQVKQLEGVWGFDKICLAHYIELQELTDDFSSQFPDLDKPLEEILEDEIVEKATQAGWGAEDYSVKIHNKGGKDDLTNWVNTSAYNLCVFGKKVINPGSGIFASKIARLIDKSILFTTETSRPHFDNVMLCVDFSTYSKKAVKFLNHFIPDSSSNFSLFHVYKVPAIYFPFVKQKSEELVEEERKKAVKALDHFRERYTKQPQSHAWVEYANDQPSDKVIYNYARTHHVDLIVVGIKGKSDDDDLLIGSVAEKLIQPDRSIPVLLVQ